A part of Paenibacillus sp. IHBB 10380 genomic DNA contains:
- a CDS encoding nitrous oxide reductase accessory protein NosL has protein sequence MKKIKTVLVLVLGMLVLAACGQKYEALPINEEVDICAICKMQIKDDAFATQLTTKDGKNYKFDDIGCMNEWKKQNGTENIGMDYVRDYNDKEWIEFNKATYVYDDSLRTPMAYGIVNFKDTKSAEAFIAEQGVGKIMKAEDLAAHDWKQSQNMMEMMDGEGHMSEEMDSHSEMTEDSSHK, from the coding sequence ATGAAAAAAATTAAAACAGTGTTGGTACTGGTACTTGGGATGTTAGTATTGGCTGCCTGTGGGCAAAAATACGAGGCGCTTCCGATTAACGAAGAAGTTGATATTTGTGCTATTTGCAAAATGCAGATCAAGGATGATGCCTTTGCGACACAATTGACGACAAAAGACGGTAAAAACTATAAATTTGATGATATTGGTTGTATGAATGAATGGAAAAAACAAAATGGAACTGAAAATATAGGTATGGATTACGTTCGTGACTATAACGACAAAGAGTGGATCGAGTTTAATAAGGCAACTTATGTATACGATGATTCACTTCGTACTCCAATGGCCTATGGCATAGTCAACTTCAAGGATACAAAGTCTGCGGAAGCTTTTATTGCAGAGCAAGGTGTAGGGAAAATCATGAAAGCTGAAGATCTGGCGGCCCATGATTGGAAACAAAGTCAGAACATGATGGAAATGATGGATGGAGAAGGGCATATGAGCGAAGAGATGGACAGTCATAGTGAAATGACCGAGGATTCAAGCCACAAGTAA
- a CDS encoding right-handed parallel beta-helix repeat-containing protein yields MTIDMKYYRRYILHIVVFLILFNVAFITPVFSIKTFASSSSSEPMISLQEIIDQSSSGASIVLDSGTYQGPVIINKKLSIRGDGSVTLLNNTQESAIAIHSNGVKLQGINIQHNTDGESTAIEVTGDEVTLENLRILTRGYGIRLRDANKGIIQNNAIKWFIPKGAGAGNRGNGIDLYNSHDNQIEYNEISYLRDGIYLENSRNTVVNENKLFHLRYGIHCMYVDGSHLTDNEGEYNITGAMVMGVTNVVVSDNSFLKQSKNVHAQGILLYDVHKSSIERNIVEGNRVGIYMEQSSMNQLRDNAVLRNFIGIQLKGAEGNQFHSNAFIANVIEAEAIDSKDNEMKGNYWDSFQGLDLNQDGISDIPYEINPFYQNLISRNSAYQLFFQSPGMTFLSDMFTSGSEHWSADSSPLMKLNTTTPMETAEKDGTVMVTSWMLLFVSIIIIIYMGVLRS; encoded by the coding sequence ATGACCATTGATATGAAATATTATCGCCGATACATACTTCATATAGTCGTTTTTTTGATCTTGTTCAATGTAGCATTTATAACACCTGTTTTTTCTATTAAAACTTTTGCAAGCTCATCTTCCAGCGAACCTATGATTTCCCTACAAGAAATTATCGATCAGTCCAGTTCAGGGGCATCCATCGTTCTTGACTCTGGTACTTATCAAGGACCAGTCATCATTAATAAGAAACTTTCTATTCGTGGGGATGGATCTGTGACTCTGTTAAACAATACCCAAGAATCAGCCATCGCGATTCATTCGAATGGAGTTAAGCTACAAGGAATAAACATTCAGCATAATACGGATGGTGAATCAACGGCAATCGAAGTGACTGGGGACGAAGTAACATTAGAGAATCTTAGAATCCTTACACGAGGATATGGAATCAGGCTTCGTGATGCAAATAAGGGAATCATTCAGAATAACGCCATTAAGTGGTTTATACCTAAAGGTGCGGGGGCTGGAAACAGGGGCAACGGGATCGATCTTTACAACTCCCATGACAATCAGATTGAGTACAATGAAATCTCTTATTTACGGGATGGTATCTATCTAGAGAACAGCCGCAATACAGTGGTGAACGAGAACAAATTGTTTCATTTGCGCTACGGCATTCATTGTATGTATGTCGATGGTTCTCATCTCACTGACAATGAAGGAGAGTACAATATTACGGGTGCCATGGTTATGGGAGTCACGAATGTAGTGGTGTCCGATAATTCCTTCCTCAAACAAAGTAAGAATGTTCATGCGCAAGGTATTCTGTTGTATGACGTGCATAAGTCATCTATTGAGAGAAATATTGTTGAAGGTAACCGTGTGGGTATTTACATGGAACAATCATCTATGAATCAATTAAGAGACAACGCTGTGCTTAGAAATTTCATAGGCATCCAGCTCAAGGGTGCTGAGGGTAACCAATTTCATAGTAACGCATTTATTGCTAATGTCATTGAAGCCGAGGCAATTGACAGCAAAGATAACGAAATGAAGGGGAACTATTGGGATTCCTTTCAGGGATTAGATTTGAATCAGGATGGAATAAGTGATATCCCTTATGAGATTAACCCGTTCTACCAGAATTTAATTAGTCGAAATTCTGCGTACCAGCTGTTTTTTCAGTCACCTGGGATGACCTTTTTAAGTGATATGTTTACGAGTGGCAGTGAGCATTGGTCTGCGGATAGCTCGCCGTTAATGAAATTGAATACAACGACTCCAATGGAGACTGCTGAGAAGGACGGGACTGTTATGGTCACCAGTTGGATGCTACTGTTTGTGTCTATTATTATAATTATCTATATGGGGGTATTACGTTCATGA
- a CDS encoding response regulator, protein MTHTRVLVVDDSSHAREAICDILSMDKSFEVIGVVTSGQQAIEFTEQWLPDLILMDIQMPVMDGLEATQRIKLMLPYVKIVMITVSDDMIHLLEALKRGAQGYLLKNLEPSTWLKYLHSIVNEEVPLSREVAYQILRDVSLTEKREPIVRLTSREQDILYGVATGWTNKEISEKYSISEYTVKNHLKNILKKLQVQNRVQLTRYALEQGLIPDDNKWTE, encoded by the coding sequence ATGACGCACACCCGTGTATTGGTCGTGGACGATAGCTCACATGCAAGAGAGGCTATATGTGACATATTGTCGATGGATAAGAGCTTTGAAGTTATTGGAGTTGTGACCAGTGGTCAACAGGCCATTGAATTTACAGAACAGTGGCTTCCGGATTTAATACTGATGGATATTCAAATGCCGGTTATGGATGGCCTAGAGGCAACCCAACGAATAAAGCTTATGTTACCGTATGTCAAAATCGTAATGATCACCGTATCTGATGATATGATTCATCTGCTTGAGGCCTTGAAACGAGGGGCGCAAGGATATCTTCTGAAAAATCTTGAGCCTTCGACCTGGTTAAAATACCTTCATTCTATTGTAAATGAAGAAGTACCCTTGAGCAGAGAGGTGGCTTATCAAATATTAAGAGACGTCTCTTTAACTGAGAAAAGAGAACCGATTGTTCGATTAACATCGAGAGAACAGGATATTTTATATGGTGTTGCTACTGGCTGGACCAATAAAGAAATTTCTGAAAAATACAGTATTTCAGAGTATACCGTAAAGAATCATTTGAAAAATATATTGAAGAAGTTACAAGTTCAAAATCGCGTACAGCTTACCAGATACGCCTTAGAACAGGGGCTTATTCCAGACGATAACAAATGGACGGAATAA
- a CDS encoding sensor histidine kinase encodes MTYKQIKWMILFIPTVTLGVWEYVRHEYLLSYISMEIGNWITPLIVYVLSITLLNKLFHMLEQIQRELEHERAAKSALEAREKLAIELHDGIAQSLFLLSVKVDRLEVHEEREHHLQEVYKIRKTVHEVNCYVRQAIANLRYDPAADEALISNESLDNKVRRMADEVLLDMDVDWSIPDYALNPKEKVELLACIQEAIVNIEKHAVASKGWIHGEGDEYSWKVTIKDNGKGFEMDQFQLKDRYGLNIMKERTENMNWRLQLERDHQYTIVELTKEGEIG; translated from the coding sequence ATGACATACAAGCAAATTAAATGGATGATTTTATTTATACCTACAGTAACACTTGGTGTATGGGAATATGTCAGACATGAGTATTTGTTATCCTACATATCCATGGAAATTGGCAACTGGATTACTCCCTTAATTGTCTATGTGCTAAGTATAACGTTGTTGAATAAACTCTTTCACATGCTGGAGCAGATTCAACGGGAATTGGAGCACGAACGAGCAGCTAAAAGTGCACTTGAAGCAAGGGAAAAATTGGCCATAGAGCTTCATGATGGTATTGCACAATCACTTTTTTTATTGTCAGTAAAGGTAGATCGATTGGAAGTTCATGAAGAACGGGAGCATCACCTTCAGGAGGTCTATAAAATTAGAAAAACTGTTCACGAAGTGAACTGTTATGTTCGTCAGGCTATTGCCAATTTAAGATACGACCCTGCAGCAGATGAGGCACTTATATCTAACGAATCCCTGGATAATAAAGTACGGAGAATGGCTGATGAAGTACTTCTTGATATGGATGTGGATTGGAGCATTCCCGATTATGCATTAAACCCGAAAGAAAAGGTAGAGCTTCTTGCCTGCATCCAAGAGGCTATCGTGAATATTGAGAAGCACGCGGTGGCATCAAAAGGGTGGATACACGGAGAAGGAGACGAATACAGCTGGAAAGTAACAATTAAAGATAATGGTAAAGGATTTGAGATGGATCAATTCCAACTTAAGGATCGATATGGATTAAATATTATGAAGGAAAGAACTGAAAATATGAACTGGAGATTGCAGTTAGAAAGAGATCATCAATACACTATTGTCGAATTGACCAAAGAGGGTGAAATAGGATGA
- a CDS encoding MFS transporter, whose protein sequence is MSNHQSIFSTRYFALSIGIILSVMAVGFEGLAVTTIAPSIAGDLNGIDLFGWIFSTYLLAQIIGTLVVGRIIDRQGLATPFTFALLLFIVGLVVAAIASDMYMMIGARAMQGLGAGAMMTCVYTAISLSYPDELRAKILGAFGTAYVLPSMLGPYVAGIIAEQWSWRFVFWGILPILILSALLSLPAFRKLRAQGAQEGSGAADTWRAVLLTMGTGMFLVGLGMLPKITGIVLVIAGLALMAYPLRKLLPKGTLIFRRGMPAILATRGLFFAAYVSTQNFLVLALIDVKGRTPDQAGLIVASAALSWCVFAYLQGRWDSADQGRGRNRRIIVGVLLLTLGIAVVFWIPSVTTILAVIGQIIAGIGMGLAHPTSGAVAFAHTGEEGAGETSANLQFADSFTPGVVIGIGGAILAVSQVAGMTMQSGLIVTMGFHLLLIIMSLFASIRITPVRSFSKL, encoded by the coding sequence ATGTCTAACCATCAAAGTATTTTCAGCACACGTTATTTTGCACTATCGATAGGGATTATTCTGTCAGTGATGGCGGTTGGATTCGAAGGCTTAGCGGTAACCACGATTGCCCCTTCTATCGCGGGCGACTTGAACGGCATTGACCTGTTTGGTTGGATATTCAGTACTTATCTCCTTGCCCAGATCATTGGCACCTTGGTCGTCGGTCGTATCATTGATAGACAAGGACTTGCTACACCGTTTACTTTCGCACTTCTGTTGTTTATCGTAGGGCTGGTCGTTGCTGCGATTGCAAGCGACATGTATATGATGATAGGCGCACGAGCGATGCAGGGCTTGGGTGCCGGTGCTATGATGACTTGCGTGTACACTGCGATATCATTAAGTTACCCCGATGAATTGCGTGCCAAGATACTCGGAGCATTCGGTACTGCCTATGTTCTTCCGTCCATGCTCGGTCCATACGTGGCCGGTATTATTGCAGAGCAGTGGTCTTGGCGGTTTGTTTTCTGGGGAATATTGCCTATCCTGATTCTGTCAGCACTGCTTAGCCTACCGGCCTTTAGGAAATTAAGGGCACAGGGTGCACAAGAGGGAAGCGGAGCTGCCGATACATGGAGGGCCGTATTATTAACGATGGGTACAGGGATGTTCTTGGTTGGTCTTGGCATGCTGCCGAAAATTACGGGGATTGTCTTAGTCATTGCCGGCTTAGCGTTAATGGCATATCCACTACGCAAGCTGCTACCTAAGGGAACTCTTATATTTCGAAGAGGTATGCCAGCTATTCTAGCAACACGCGGGCTGTTCTTCGCCGCATATGTCAGCACACAGAATTTCTTAGTATTAGCTCTGATAGATGTGAAAGGTAGGACTCCCGATCAGGCCGGATTAATTGTGGCCAGCGCCGCACTGAGTTGGTGTGTCTTTGCTTATCTGCAAGGACGATGGGATTCGGCAGATCAGGGTCGTGGGCGTAATAGAAGAATTATCGTGGGTGTGCTACTGCTTACACTTGGAATTGCAGTCGTGTTTTGGATTCCAAGCGTAACGACTATCTTAGCCGTTATTGGGCAAATCATAGCGGGCATCGGAATGGGATTGGCACATCCGACTAGCGGAGCGGTAGCATTTGCTCATACTGGAGAAGAAGGCGCTGGTGAGACTTCTGCCAATCTGCAATTTGCGGATTCTTTTACACCGGGTGTGGTCATCGGTATAGGCGGTGCCATTCTTGCTGTTAGTCAGGTTGCAGGAATGACGATGCAATCCGGATTGATTGTAACGATGGGATTTCATCTCTTGTTAATAATAATGAGTTTATTCGCGAGTATTCGGATTACACCCGTAAGGTCGTTTAGTAAATTATAG
- a CDS encoding helix-turn-helix transcriptional regulator — translation MRRNETNKDSSTRTRRGIIDLLKQQGAMDVMALSSEFSLSGMAIRQHLNALKEEGFVTHEEEARPMGRPAKLWRLTPEANQFFPSGYSELSVSLIDSMKEAFGNTGLDKLLAVRNKNMQEQYRQYLGSASGLREKLDKLADIRTNEGYMAEVQDQDDGSLLFIEKHCPICEAAAACTGLCKNELNLFQTILGQSVLIERVEYILSGEGRCVYRVMEGEQAIDAAYTVDCGE, via the coding sequence ATGAGACGGAATGAAACGAATAAGGATTCTTCAACTCGAACCCGAAGAGGGATCATCGATCTTCTAAAGCAACAGGGAGCGATGGATGTCATGGCACTATCCTCCGAATTCTCGCTATCCGGGATGGCTATTCGTCAGCATTTAAATGCCCTGAAAGAGGAAGGATTCGTTACACATGAAGAAGAAGCCCGCCCCATGGGCCGGCCGGCAAAGCTTTGGAGACTTACTCCTGAGGCTAATCAATTTTTTCCAAGTGGGTATTCGGAGTTATCGGTCAGTCTGATCGATTCTATGAAAGAGGCTTTCGGAAATACCGGGTTAGACAAGCTGCTGGCTGTCCGCAATAAGAATATGCAAGAACAATATCGTCAATACCTTGGTAGCGCATCGGGCCTGAGGGAAAAACTGGATAAACTAGCCGACATTCGAACAAATGAAGGCTATATGGCTGAGGTTCAGGATCAAGATGATGGGAGTCTCTTATTCATTGAGAAGCATTGTCCGATCTGCGAAGCTGCCGCTGCCTGTACTGGGTTATGTAAGAATGAGTTAAATCTATTTCAAACGATTCTTGGACAAAGTGTTCTTATAGAACGGGTAGAGTATATTTTATCGGGGGAAGGGCGCTGTGTATACAGGGTTATGGAAGGCGAACAAGCGATAGATGCTGCCTATACTGTGGACTGTGGAGAATAA
- a CDS encoding IS3 family transposase yields MRSSERIPGDGELLRKKVGTDQATKYTLTLVRQVDLYHAIQELNKEKGYAITKLCALAGVARSAYYKWLNWTPSARELEIHALAKEVKLRYDKRKGILGYRQMRTQLNRKLKKTYNKKRYYRIMRALGLKAVIRRERPSYVKASEIHVVENVMKRNFDANSPNSKWCTDVTELKYGNGRKAYLSAIIDVYDNAIVSWVLSHSNNNKLVMDTLKKAYKKNPSVTPLLQSDRGFQYTSHEYNRLHVKYGYMKSMSRVSRCLDNQPIERFWGTYKSESYYLTKFHTYEDVFKDVSEYIRYYNNYRYTECLGGLSPNEYRRTV; encoded by the coding sequence ATTAGAAGCTCGGAACGAATACCTGGAGATGGAGAACTCCTTCGCAAAAAAGTTGGCACAGATCAAGCAACGAAATACACGCTAACCCTCGTTCGACAAGTAGACTTGTATCATGCGATTCAAGAACTGAACAAAGAAAAAGGTTACGCAATTACGAAGTTGTGTGCGTTAGCAGGGGTTGCTCGATCTGCCTATTACAAGTGGTTAAACTGGACGCCATCTGCCAGGGAACTTGAAATTCATGCGCTAGCTAAAGAAGTGAAGCTTCGTTATGACAAGCGAAAAGGGATACTTGGGTATCGTCAAATGCGTACTCAGCTAAACCGAAAACTCAAAAAGACTTACAACAAAAAACGCTATTATCGAATCATGCGTGCTCTTGGACTCAAAGCAGTCATCCGTAGGGAACGGCCGAGCTACGTGAAAGCCTCTGAAATCCATGTCGTTGAAAATGTAATGAAACGTAACTTTGATGCCAATTCTCCTAATTCAAAGTGGTGTACGGATGTCACCGAGTTGAAGTATGGGAATGGTCGCAAGGCCTATTTAAGCGCTATTATCGATGTATACGATAACGCCATTGTTTCATGGGTATTAAGCCATTCCAACAACAATAAACTCGTGATGGATACGCTGAAGAAGGCTTACAAGAAGAATCCCAGTGTAACCCCACTCCTCCAAAGCGACAGAGGCTTCCAGTACACATCTCATGAGTATAATCGACTCCACGTAAAATATGGATATATGAAAAGCATGTCTCGTGTGAGCCGATGCTTGGACAACCAACCTATTGAACGATTTTGGGGTACTTACAAATCAGAAAGCTATTATCTTACAAAGTTTCACACCTATGAAGACGTCTTTAAAGACGTTAGCGAATATATTCGCTATTACAACAACTACCGCTATACAGAGTGTTTGGGTGGTTTGTCACCTAATGAATACCGCCGAACTGTATAA
- a CDS encoding helix-turn-helix domain-containing protein encodes MSKRSPTSLEVKLHAVQRCLGHKSNPNYEAKQLGVSKGTVTDWIRKYKADGLEGLKESKTWKTYSKKAKLAAIKELLSGHYSLSAVTKKYHISSTSVLRNWISKYTSEIELKPTRKGKGLSHMNNGRKTSFEERIEIAQYTIANDLDYQKAIAKYDVSYQQVYAWVRKYQGGSEDALKDNRGRKKPVEELDEHERLKLRIKQLEARNEYLEMENSFAKKLAQIKQRNTR; translated from the coding sequence ATGTCTAAAAGAAGTCCTACTTCTTTAGAAGTAAAATTACACGCCGTTCAGCGGTGTCTTGGGCATAAGTCAAATCCAAACTATGAAGCAAAACAGCTCGGGGTAAGTAAGGGAACCGTCACGGATTGGATAAGAAAATATAAGGCAGATGGTTTGGAAGGGCTAAAGGAATCAAAGACATGGAAAACATACTCAAAGAAAGCGAAGCTTGCTGCTATTAAAGAGTTATTGTCTGGTCATTACTCCTTATCAGCGGTAACAAAAAAGTACCATATTTCAAGTACAAGTGTCCTGAGGAATTGGATTTCCAAGTATACTAGTGAGATAGAATTGAAACCTACTCGTAAAGGAAAGGGACTATCTCATATGAATAATGGACGTAAAACATCTTTTGAAGAACGCATTGAAATTGCACAATATACCATCGCTAATGATTTGGATTATCAGAAAGCGATCGCAAAGTACGATGTATCCTATCAGCAAGTGTACGCATGGGTTCGGAAATATCAAGGAGGCAGTGAGGATGCTCTCAAGGACAATCGCGGTCGCAAAAAGCCTGTAGAGGAACTAGATGAGCATGAACGTCTTAAGCTACGGATCAAGCAATTAGAAGCTCGGAACGAATACCTGGAGATGGAGAACTCCTTCGCAAAAAAGTTGGCACAGATCAAGCAACGAAATACACGCTAA
- a CDS encoding ABC transporter ATP-binding protein has protein sequence MNTTLSSLRKLGRYLLRQPFRLFSVIILTIIAAGFALVGPYLIGMALDQYIIPRAYEGLFQLCIMMLMIYGLGSVVTWLQAIILADVSQRTVWSLRGDLFSHLQKLPIPFFASKSHGELMSRTTNDIDNVSNTLNQSLIQMISSVTMVIGSLTMMLILNVWLTLVAMVTIPLITIITKKIAKFTQRQFKGQQQKLGELNGFIEETVSGQRVVTLFHQEARIAEEFNTTNTKLKEAGIKAQIYSGMMGPFMNLFSHCSYLLIAAVGGFLAIHEMATVGVIVSFLAYAKQFSGPLNEVANQYNMIQSGVAGAERVFEIMEIPSEYDEDQSLSNVTSIRGKVEFNDVHFQYGTGNAALRHITFTANPGETIALVGPTGAGKTTIINLIGRFYEINEGQILIDGVDIRNMEKNSLRSQLGIVLQDAHLFSGSIRDNIRYGRLDASDEEVVAAAVQGNAHTFIMQLPQGYDTELSAEGGNISHGQRQLITIARAILSDPALLILDEATSSVDTLAEIHIQEAMNTLLQGRTSFVIAHRLSTIRNADKILVIEDGQIVEQGSHEQLLDHKGLYYELHGNQFQEGVLS, from the coding sequence ATGAATACTACACTATCTTCATTACGTAAACTTGGACGTTATTTGTTGCGCCAGCCTTTTCGCTTATTCTCGGTTATTATTCTTACTATTATTGCAGCAGGATTTGCGCTAGTTGGACCCTATCTAATCGGAATGGCGCTGGACCAATATATTATTCCAAGGGCCTACGAGGGATTGTTTCAGCTATGTATTATGATGTTAATGATATATGGACTAGGTAGCGTGGTGACATGGCTACAAGCTATCATTCTTGCGGATGTGTCACAGCGGACCGTATGGAGTCTACGAGGAGACCTGTTCAGTCATCTTCAGAAGCTTCCCATTCCGTTCTTTGCCAGTAAGAGTCATGGCGAGCTGATGAGCCGTACAACCAACGATATTGATAATGTCTCCAATACGCTGAATCAGAGTCTAATCCAAATGATTTCAAGTGTGACGATGGTTATCGGTTCTCTGACCATGATGCTGATATTGAATGTCTGGTTAACACTCGTAGCTATGGTGACGATCCCCTTGATTACGATCATTACGAAGAAGATTGCTAAGTTCACGCAGCGTCAATTCAAAGGTCAACAGCAAAAGCTCGGTGAATTAAACGGCTTCATTGAAGAGACAGTATCGGGCCAGCGGGTGGTTACGTTATTTCATCAGGAAGCGAGAATTGCTGAGGAGTTCAATACCACCAATACGAAGCTAAAAGAAGCAGGAATTAAAGCACAGATTTACTCAGGAATGATGGGTCCCTTCATGAATCTATTCAGCCATTGTAGCTATTTACTGATTGCCGCAGTCGGTGGTTTTCTCGCCATCCATGAGATGGCGACTGTTGGGGTTATCGTCAGTTTTCTAGCCTATGCGAAACAATTTAGTGGACCGCTTAACGAAGTAGCGAATCAATATAATATGATCCAATCGGGAGTAGCAGGGGCGGAACGTGTATTTGAAATCATGGAGATTCCATCTGAGTATGATGAAGACCAATCGTTAAGTAACGTAACATCCATCAGGGGTAAGGTTGAGTTCAATGATGTTCACTTTCAATATGGGACAGGGAATGCGGCTTTGCGGCATATTACTTTTACGGCCAATCCAGGTGAGACAATCGCTCTGGTAGGACCCACTGGAGCAGGGAAAACGACGATTATTAACCTCATCGGACGGTTCTATGAGATTAATGAAGGTCAGATTCTCATTGATGGAGTAGACATTCGTAATATGGAGAAGAATAGTCTGCGAAGCCAGCTTGGAATTGTGCTACAGGATGCGCACCTTTTCTCTGGATCCATCCGTGATAATATCCGCTATGGTCGGCTCGATGCTTCGGATGAAGAAGTGGTAGCAGCGGCGGTTCAGGGCAATGCTCATACATTCATCATGCAGCTTCCACAAGGATATGATACGGAGCTGTCTGCGGAGGGCGGCAACATCAGTCATGGACAGCGTCAGCTCATTACCATTGCCCGTGCCATTCTGTCCGATCCTGCATTACTGATATTGGATGAAGCAACGAGTAGTGTGGACACCTTAGCGGAAATACATATTCAAGAGGCGATGAACACCCTGCTTCAGGGTAGGACGAGCTTTGTGATTGCCCATCGTTTAAGTACCATTCGAAATGCAGATAAGATTCTTGTCATTGAAGATGGACAGATTGTGGAGCAGGGGAGTCACGAACAACTTTTGGATCACAAGGGTTTATACTACGAGCTACATGGCAATCAATTTCAGGAAGGGGTTCTTTCCTAA
- a CDS encoding ABC transporter ATP-binding protein — protein MLKLTRFIKPYWFVALLGPLFMLLEVCMDLLQPRLMASIVNEGVMLGDLGHIARTGLVMLVVAIIGLIGGACCTIYSTIASQNFGADLRQELFQKVQSLSIRSLDRFGAGSIVTRLTGDITQLQTVVMMVLRIFARGSFMIIGSLIMAFMINPKLSLILLAMIPLLVVFLIVTTRVTIPLFSTVQQRLDDVNTVMQENLSGIRVVKAFVRSDYEEARFSKSNTNFLHASLKAAKVVALNTPIMSIILNFSVVGALYYGGVLSEEGSLSVGNLAAFLTYITQLLQSTLGLGNQLMVISRAKASADRVNEVLDSSSDKSVADKILANVATLHAGRLEFRHVGFSYEGVSKHPVLHDINLTAEPGQTIGIVGINGAGKSTLVSLIPRFYDVTEGEILIDSINVNDLAPEQLHNQVGMVLQQALLFSGTIRDNIRYGKPEASQEEVEAAADAAQAHDFIMNLQDGYDTMLGQRGVNLSGGQKQRLAIARTLLMKPKIVILDDCTSAVDLNTDLRIRQSLNNIMKDSTCIIIGQRIASIEHADRIIVLEHGEITAEGTHHELLSRSQLYRDIARSQQGA, from the coding sequence TTGCTTAAACTTACTAGGTTTATTAAGCCTTATTGGTTCGTTGCTCTTCTAGGTCCGTTATTTATGCTACTTGAGGTCTGTATGGATCTTCTTCAGCCGAGATTAATGGCCAGTATTGTTAATGAAGGTGTCATGCTTGGTGATCTTGGGCATATCGCGCGAACAGGATTAGTCATGTTGGTTGTTGCGATAATCGGTTTAATTGGTGGCGCATGTTGTACCATTTATTCAACAATTGCTTCACAGAATTTCGGTGCAGATTTACGGCAAGAGTTATTTCAAAAAGTACAATCGTTATCTATTCGAAGCTTAGACCGTTTCGGGGCAGGTTCGATTGTAACTCGGTTAACGGGCGATATTACTCAACTTCAGACCGTGGTTATGATGGTGCTTCGTATCTTTGCGCGTGGCTCATTTATGATTATCGGCAGCTTAATTATGGCGTTCATGATTAATCCTAAGCTCTCGTTGATTCTGTTAGCCATGATTCCGTTGCTAGTTGTATTCCTTATTGTGACAACGCGAGTTACCATTCCTCTATTCTCCACCGTGCAGCAGAGGTTGGATGATGTGAATACAGTGATGCAGGAGAACCTGTCTGGTATACGGGTTGTGAAGGCTTTCGTACGATCAGATTATGAGGAAGCTAGATTCAGTAAGAGTAATACCAACTTTCTTCATGCGAGTCTTAAGGCTGCTAAAGTGGTGGCATTAAACACACCGATTATGTCTATTATTCTTAATTTTAGCGTTGTGGGTGCGTTGTATTATGGAGGAGTTCTGTCTGAAGAAGGTTCGCTCTCAGTTGGTAACCTGGCGGCATTCCTAACCTACATTACACAGTTATTGCAATCTACCCTTGGACTAGGTAACCAATTAATGGTGATCTCTCGGGCGAAGGCTTCCGCTGACCGTGTGAATGAAGTATTAGATAGTTCTTCAGATAAGTCTGTTGCCGACAAGATTCTAGCAAATGTAGCTACCTTGCATGCGGGTCGACTAGAATTCAGACATGTGGGGTTTAGCTATGAGGGAGTGTCCAAGCATCCCGTTCTGCATGATATTAATTTGACTGCGGAGCCAGGTCAGACGATTGGAATAGTGGGGATAAACGGCGCGGGTAAATCAACATTAGTAAGTTTAATACCGCGTTTCTATGATGTGACCGAAGGGGAAATTCTGATCGATTCGATCAATGTCAATGACCTTGCACCAGAGCAGCTTCATAATCAAGTTGGGATGGTGCTTCAACAAGCATTACTATTTAGCGGTACAATCCGTGATAACATTCGCTACGGGAAGCCCGAAGCCTCACAGGAAGAGGTGGAAGCAGCGGCCGATGCTGCACAGGCTCATGATTTCATTATGAATTTACAGGACGGGTACGATACGATGCTTGGACAGCGAGGCGTTAATTTATCGGGCGGTCAGAAGCAGCGCCTCGCTATCGCACGGACATTACTCATGAAACCGAAGATTGTTATTCTTGATGACTGCACCAGTGCAGTAGATTTAAATACCGATCTGCGGATACGACAGTCACTGAATAACATTATGAAGGATAGTACCTGCATCATTATAGGACAGCGAATTGCGTCCATTGAGCATGCGGACCGTATTATTGTTCTAGAGCATGGTGAAATTACGGCAGAAGGTACACACCATGAGCTACTTTCACGTAGCCAACTGTATCGGGATATTGCTAGATCCCAGCAAGGAGCCTAA